One Sodalis praecaptivus DNA segment encodes these proteins:
- the mobB gene encoding molybdopterin-guanine dinucleotide biosynthesis protein MobB, which yields MTVSPLPLLAVAAYSGTGKTTLLQQLIPLLDQAGLRVGIIKHTHHKMDVDTPGKDSYTLRKAGARQTMVASAARWALMTENVPAQMPSLAWLANQMDPSLLDVILVEGFKHEPVSKIALYRSATGQDWRTLLDRHVIAIASDVPLDCALPQLNINQPAEIARFIMTWLGRS from the coding sequence ATGACCGTATCACCCCTTCCTTTGCTGGCCGTCGCCGCCTATAGCGGTACCGGCAAAACAACACTGCTGCAACAATTGATTCCGCTGTTAGACCAAGCCGGTCTGCGCGTGGGCATTATCAAGCATACCCACCATAAAATGGATGTCGATACGCCAGGTAAGGATAGTTATACGCTACGTAAGGCCGGCGCGCGGCAGACGATGGTGGCCAGTGCGGCGCGCTGGGCGCTGATGACTGAAAACGTGCCGGCGCAGATGCCTTCTCTGGCCTGGTTGGCCAATCAGATGGATCCCTCGCTGCTCGATGTGATCCTGGTGGAAGGCTTCAAGCATGAGCCGGTCAGTAAAATTGCGCTCTATCGTTCGGCGACCGGTCAAGATTGGCGCACGCTCCTCGATCGGCATGTCATTGCGATCGCCAGCGATGTGCCGTTGGACTGTGCGCTGCCGCAGCTTAATATTAACCAGCCTGCCGAGATCGCCCGTTTTATCATGACCTGGTTAGGGCGATCGTAA
- a CDS encoding YihD family protein, with product MKCHRVNELVALLHPAWQQEPDLNLVQFLLKLAQEAGYQGDLSGLTDDILIYHLKMRGSDKTAAIPGLAKDYEEDFKTAILRARGIIKE from the coding sequence ATGAAATGCCATCGCGTTAATGAATTAGTGGCGCTGTTGCATCCCGCCTGGCAACAGGAGCCCGATCTCAACCTGGTACAATTTCTGCTAAAGCTGGCGCAGGAAGCGGGTTATCAGGGCGATTTAAGCGGCCTGACCGATGATATTCTGATCTATCATTTGAAAATGCGCGGCAGCGATAAAACGGCCGCCATTCCCGGGCTAGCAAAAGATTATGAAGAAGATTTTAAAACGGCCATTTTGCGCGCCCGCGGTATTATCAAAGAGTAA
- the mobA gene encoding molybdenum cofactor guanylyltransferase MobA has translation MATNGITGVILAGGLSTRMGGEDKGLLQINHKPLYRYVADRLAPQVAVLMINANRNEDAYQHGGFPVVADTFPGFAGPLAGMLTGLRLANSEWVAFVPCDVPVFPHDLVARLCENRQQASAAFASDDKGHDHPTFTLLHRALAPALEAFLRRGGRRVRLFLSTLPAQRVVFNASRYDFMNLNTPQDLDLWSHGQLP, from the coding sequence ATGGCAACCAACGGCATTACCGGCGTGATCCTGGCGGGCGGGCTTTCGACGCGCATGGGCGGTGAAGATAAAGGCCTGCTGCAAATCAATCATAAGCCATTATACCGTTACGTAGCCGATCGTCTGGCGCCGCAGGTCGCTGTGCTGATGATTAACGCTAATCGTAACGAAGATGCCTATCAGCACGGCGGTTTTCCGGTTGTGGCGGATACTTTTCCCGGTTTTGCAGGGCCGCTGGCCGGGATGCTGACGGGCCTACGCCTTGCCAATAGCGAATGGGTCGCGTTTGTCCCTTGTGATGTACCGGTTTTTCCGCACGATTTGGTGGCGCGGCTGTGTGAGAATCGACAGCAGGCGTCCGCGGCCTTTGCCAGCGATGATAAAGGTCACGATCATCCCACGTTTACGCTGCTGCACCGCGCTTTGGCGCCGGCGCTGGAGGCGTTTCTGCGCCGCGGAGGAAGGCGGGTCAGGCTTTTTCTGTCCACGCTCCCGGCACAGCGGGTGGTGTTTAACGCTTCCCGCTACGATTTTATGAATCTCAACACGCCGCAGGATCTTGACCTGTGGTCACACGGACAATTGCCATGA